In Stenotrophomonas sp. 169, one DNA window encodes the following:
- the rbfA gene encoding 30S ribosome-binding factor RbfA, with translation MPKTFHRTDRVSAQIRRELGTLVHNAVRVHGLPSVSVSDVEITRDMSHAKIFVTALMAERSEEAMKGLKELAWQLRMDLARAMKLRHVPELHFHYDDSVDRGERIDNLLRELPDTLAAEKKREGNEE, from the coding sequence GTGCCCAAGACTTTCCATCGAACCGACCGTGTCTCCGCCCAGATCCGCCGCGAGCTCGGCACCCTGGTGCACAACGCCGTGCGTGTACACGGGTTGCCCTCGGTGAGCGTGTCCGATGTGGAAATCACCCGCGACATGTCTCATGCCAAGATTTTCGTTACTGCGCTGATGGCGGAACGATCCGAAGAAGCAATGAAGGGCCTGAAGGAACTGGCCTGGCAGCTGCGCATGGACCTGGCGCGCGCGATGAAGCTGCGCCACGTGCCCGAACTGCACTTCCACTACGATGATTCAGTCGATCGCGGCGAACGCATCGACAACCTGCTGCGCGAGCTGCCCGATACGCTGGCGGCGGAAAAGAAGCGCGAAGGCAACGAAGAATAA
- the infB gene encoding translation initiation factor IF-2, producing the protein MSQQTTIRKLAELVNTPVEKLLEQLAGAGMKFSGPEQVVTSTEKVKLLGFLRRAHGKPEQAVEEATEASKKITLNRRKHQEVTVNAGRSKTTVNVEVRQKRTYDKAAARMTPDEERADILRKLEESRQRNLDEQAALAEKDRLRDEAIVRKREEEVAAKERAEADKKAAEEAAIAAKAAEAEAASRPAARPADAAAPAAPRAARPPAGGPSAPPRGAAPPRSDDRNNRGPARTDRPGGDRFAGQMHLSAADRARRGNSNNNNRGRPGSRPQPGRRDMRGSQNSGPHAFERPTAPVVREVAIGDSITVADLAQKLALKGGEVVKALFKMGVMATITMSIDHDTAALVTEELGHVVVRAGNDDVEEALLAAAGEERGEAVSRPPVVTIMGHVDHGKTSLLDYIRRTKVATGEAGGITQHIGAYHVETPKGVISFLDTPGHAAFTSMRARGAKLTDIVVLVVAADDGVMPQTKEAIQHARSANVPLIVAINKIDKSGADPMRVKNELLTEQVVSEDFGGDIQMVEISAKAGLGIDDLLEAISVQAELLELKAVSDGRASGVVIESSLDKGRGPVATVLVQQGSLKKGDYLVCGIQYGRVRALFDETGKQPDQAGPSIPVQVLGLSGVPEAGDDFTVVDDERLAKDVAQQRETKRRESRLVQSAGSRMEDIMAQLGKGEGQQVLNLVIKADVQGSVQALSQALVGLSNDDIRINVIHSGVGGITESDANSAVASKATVIGFNVRADASARRLIESNGVDLRYFSIIYDVIDQVKQVASGLLGVEIREEIIGIADVRDVFRSSKFGAVAGCMVVEGIVKRNKPIRVLRDSVVVFEGELESLRRFKENVDEVRNGTECGIGVKAYNDVKPGDQIECFERIEVPRTL; encoded by the coding sequence ATGTCGCAGCAAACCACCATCCGCAAGCTTGCCGAACTGGTCAATACACCGGTTGAAAAACTGCTGGAACAGCTGGCGGGTGCCGGCATGAAGTTCAGCGGCCCAGAACAGGTCGTGACCAGCACCGAGAAGGTGAAGCTCCTGGGCTTCCTTCGCCGTGCCCATGGCAAGCCCGAGCAGGCCGTCGAAGAAGCCACCGAGGCTTCGAAGAAAATCACCCTGAACCGCCGCAAGCACCAGGAAGTGACGGTGAATGCGGGTCGCAGCAAGACCACCGTGAACGTGGAAGTGCGCCAGAAGCGCACCTACGACAAGGCGGCTGCGCGCATGACCCCGGATGAGGAGCGCGCCGACATCCTGCGCAAGCTGGAGGAATCCCGCCAGCGCAATCTTGATGAACAGGCAGCGCTGGCGGAGAAAGACCGCCTGCGCGATGAAGCCATCGTGCGCAAGCGCGAAGAAGAGGTCGCTGCCAAGGAGCGCGCCGAGGCAGACAAGAAGGCCGCTGAAGAAGCTGCCATCGCGGCCAAGGCGGCCGAAGCCGAAGCTGCCAGCCGTCCGGCTGCGCGACCGGCCGATGCCGCTGCGCCTGCCGCACCGCGTGCTGCGCGTCCGCCGGCCGGTGGCCCGTCCGCGCCGCCGCGTGGCGCCGCACCGCCGCGTTCGGATGACCGCAACAACCGGGGTCCGGCACGTACCGACCGTCCGGGCGGCGATCGTTTCGCTGGCCAGATGCACCTGTCGGCCGCCGATCGCGCGCGTCGTGGCAACAGCAACAACAACAACCGTGGCCGTCCGGGCAGCCGCCCGCAGCCGGGCCGTCGTGACATGCGCGGCAGCCAGAACAGTGGTCCGCACGCGTTCGAGCGGCCGACCGCACCGGTCGTGCGTGAAGTGGCGATCGGTGACAGCATCACCGTGGCCGACCTGGCGCAGAAGCTCGCGCTGAAGGGCGGCGAAGTGGTCAAGGCGCTGTTCAAGATGGGCGTCATGGCGACCATCACCATGAGCATCGACCACGACACCGCGGCACTGGTGACCGAAGAGCTGGGCCATGTCGTGGTCCGCGCCGGCAATGATGACGTGGAAGAGGCGCTGCTGGCCGCTGCCGGTGAAGAGCGCGGCGAAGCCGTCTCGCGTCCGCCGGTGGTCACCATCATGGGTCACGTCGATCACGGCAAGACCTCGCTGCTGGATTACATCCGCCGCACCAAGGTCGCTACCGGCGAAGCGGGTGGCATCACCCAGCACATCGGTGCTTACCACGTGGAAACGCCGAAGGGCGTGATCAGCTTCCTGGATACCCCGGGCCATGCTGCCTTCACCTCGATGCGTGCCCGCGGCGCCAAGCTGACCGACATCGTGGTGCTGGTCGTGGCCGCCGATGACGGCGTCATGCCGCAGACCAAGGAAGCGATCCAGCACGCCCGTTCGGCGAACGTGCCGCTGATCGTGGCGATCAACAAGATCGACAAGTCCGGTGCCGATCCGATGCGTGTGAAGAACGAACTGCTCACCGAGCAGGTCGTGTCCGAAGACTTCGGTGGTGACATCCAGATGGTCGAGATTTCGGCCAAGGCCGGCCTGGGCATCGACGACCTGCTGGAAGCCATTTCCGTGCAGGCCGAGCTGCTCGAGCTGAAGGCGGTGTCTGATGGTCGCGCCAGTGGCGTGGTCATCGAATCCTCGCTGGACAAGGGCCGTGGCCCGGTCGCGACGGTGCTGGTGCAGCAGGGCTCGCTGAAGAAGGGCGATTACCTGGTGTGCGGTATCCAGTACGGCCGCGTGCGTGCGCTGTTCGACGAAACCGGCAAGCAGCCGGACCAGGCCGGTCCGTCCATTCCAGTGCAGGTGCTGGGTCTGTCCGGCGTGCCGGAAGCGGGTGATGATTTCACCGTGGTCGACGACGAGCGTCTGGCCAAGGACGTTGCACAGCAGCGCGAAACCAAGCGCCGCGAATCGCGCCTGGTGCAGTCTGCCGGCAGCCGCATGGAAGACATCATGGCGCAGCTGGGCAAGGGCGAGGGCCAGCAGGTCCTCAACCTGGTCATCAAGGCCGACGTGCAGGGTTCGGTGCAGGCGCTCAGCCAGGCGCTGGTCGGTCTGTCCAACGACGACATCCGCATCAACGTGATCCACTCCGGCGTGGGCGGCATCACCGAATCGGACGCCAACTCGGCGGTCGCTTCGAAGGCCACCGTCATCGGCTTCAACGTGCGTGCGGACGCTTCGGCCCGTCGCCTGATTGAATCCAACGGCGTCGACCTGCGTTACTTCTCGATCATCTATGACGTGATCGATCAGGTGAAGCAGGTGGCTTCCGGCCTGCTGGGCGTGGAGATCCGCGAAGAGATCATCGGTATCGCCGATGTGCGCGACGTCTTCCGCAGCTCGAAGTTCGGCGCAGTGGCCGGCTGCATGGTCGTGGAAGGCATCGTCAAGCGGAACAAGCCGATCCGCGTGCTCCGCGACAGTGTCGTGGTGTTCGAGGGCGAGCTGGAATCGCTGCGCCGCTTCAAGGAAAACGTCGACGAAGTCCGCAATGGTACCGAGTGCGGTATCGGCGTGAAGGCGTACAACGACGTCAAGCCGGGTGACCAGATCGAGTGCTTCGAGCGTATCGAAGTGCCGCGCACCCTGTAA
- the nusA gene encoding transcription termination factor NusA, protein MSKELLLVVDAVANEKGVPREVIFDAIEAALASAAKKRYPDEEVLARVVIDHKDGTYETFRRWEVVADDVVMESPDRQIRLMDAIDEQEGAEVGDYVEAQIENPDFGRIAAQAAKQVIVQRVREAERQQVVDAWKDRVGELITGVVKRAERGNIFVDLGGNAEGFIPKDKGIPRDVLRAGDRVRGYLAEVRSEPRGPQLFISRAAPEFMIELFKLEVPEVGQGLVEIMACARDPGDRAKIAVLAHDTRTDPIGACIGMRGSRVQAVSNELNGERVDIVLWNENPANFVINAMAPAEVQSIIVDEDKHSMDLAVAEDRLAQAIGKGGQNVRLASRLTGWQLNVMTQDQVTAKSEAEQTSARQLFMDKLEVDEEIASILVSEGFGTVEEIAYVPVGELLAVEGFDEDIVEELRARARDALLNEALAVEEGLEDGVPADDLLALEGMDEVTAYALASHGVRTGEDLSDLAADEVVEFGIEGLDQERAAALILSARAEEIARLERGE, encoded by the coding sequence ATGAGCAAGGAACTTCTGCTGGTAGTTGACGCGGTCGCCAATGAAAAAGGCGTGCCGCGTGAAGTGATTTTCGACGCGATCGAAGCCGCTCTGGCGTCGGCCGCGAAGAAGCGCTACCCCGACGAGGAAGTGCTGGCGCGCGTGGTCATCGACCACAAGGACGGCACGTACGAAACCTTCCGCCGCTGGGAAGTGGTCGCTGACGACGTGGTCATGGAGTCTCCGGACCGCCAGATCCGCCTGATGGATGCCATCGACGAACAGGAAGGTGCTGAAGTCGGTGACTACGTCGAAGCACAGATCGAAAACCCGGACTTCGGCCGCATCGCCGCCCAGGCCGCCAAGCAGGTCATCGTGCAGCGTGTGCGCGAGGCCGAGCGGCAGCAGGTGGTGGATGCATGGAAGGATCGCGTCGGCGAGCTGATCACCGGTGTGGTCAAGCGTGCCGAGCGCGGCAATATCTTCGTTGACCTGGGCGGCAACGCCGAGGGCTTCATCCCGAAGGACAAAGGCATCCCGCGCGACGTGCTGCGTGCCGGTGACCGCGTCCGCGGCTATCTGGCTGAAGTGCGCTCCGAGCCGCGTGGCCCGCAGCTGTTCATCAGCCGCGCCGCGCCGGAGTTCATGATCGAGCTGTTCAAGCTCGAAGTGCCGGAAGTCGGCCAGGGCCTGGTGGAAATCATGGCCTGCGCACGTGATCCGGGCGACCGCGCCAAGATCGCCGTGCTGGCCCACGACACCCGTACCGACCCGATCGGTGCCTGCATCGGCATGCGCGGTTCGCGCGTGCAGGCCGTGTCCAACGAGCTCAATGGCGAGCGCGTGGACATCGTGCTGTGGAACGAAAATCCGGCCAACTTCGTCATCAATGCGATGGCGCCGGCCGAAGTGCAGTCGATCATCGTCGATGAAGACAAGCACTCCATGGATCTGGCCGTGGCGGAAGACCGCCTGGCCCAGGCCATCGGCAAGGGCGGACAGAACGTTCGCCTGGCCAGCCGCCTGACCGGGTGGCAGTTGAACGTGATGACCCAGGATCAGGTGACCGCCAAGTCCGAAGCCGAGCAGACCTCGGCCCGCCAGCTGTTCATGGACAAGCTGGAAGTGGACGAAGAGATCGCCAGCATCCTGGTAAGCGAAGGCTTCGGCACTGTCGAAGAAATCGCGTATGTACCCGTCGGCGAGCTGCTGGCGGTGGAAGGCTTCGACGAGGACATCGTCGAGGAACTGCGCGCACGAGCCCGTGACGCGCTGCTCAACGAGGCGCTGGCCGTTGAAGAAGGCCTGGAAGACGGCGTTCCTGCCGACGACCTGCTGGCCCTGGAAGGCATGGACGAGGTTACCGCCTACGCCCTGGCCAGCCATGGCGTGCGCACCGGTGAGGACCTGTCGGACCTGGCTGCCGACGAGGTGGTTGAATTCGGCATCGAGGGGCTGGACCAGGAGCGCGCCGCGGCGCTGATCCTGTCCGCCCGTGCCGAGGAAATCGCCCGATTGGAACGCGGCGAATGA
- the rimP gene encoding ribosome maturation factor RimP, giving the protein MSDKATEIANLLGPTVDALGLELLGVEYLPAPGGATLRLYIDVLIAEQDERTINVEDCERVSREVSAQMDVEDPISGNYTLEVSSPGVDRPLFNLQQFGQHLGQNAKVQLKLPQENRRRLQGRIDSVDAEQGTISFTVDKTTLVVSADNIDKARIMPDWVALGLAPSKPTGPAKQPKPNKNPSNEPAAKKPRAE; this is encoded by the coding sequence GTGAGCGACAAGGCAACCGAAATCGCGAATCTGCTCGGCCCCACCGTCGATGCGCTGGGCCTGGAACTGCTGGGCGTCGAGTATCTGCCCGCACCCGGCGGCGCCACGCTGCGTCTGTACATCGACGTGCTGATCGCCGAGCAGGACGAGCGCACCATCAACGTCGAGGACTGCGAGCGCGTCAGTCGCGAAGTGTCCGCGCAGATGGACGTCGAAGATCCGATCAGCGGAAATTACACGCTGGAGGTTTCATCGCCTGGCGTGGACCGTCCGCTGTTCAACCTGCAGCAGTTCGGCCAGCACCTGGGGCAGAACGCCAAGGTGCAGCTGAAGCTGCCGCAGGAGAATCGTCGCCGTCTGCAGGGCCGTATCGATTCGGTCGACGCAGAGCAGGGCACGATCAGTTTCACTGTCGACAAGACCACGCTGGTGGTGTCGGCCGACAACATCGACAAGGCACGCATCATGCCGGACTGGGTGGCGCTGGGGCTGGCCCCGAGCAAGCCGACCGGTCCTGCCAAGCAGCCGAAGCCGAACAAGAATCCATCCAACGAGCCTGCGGCCAAGAAGCCGCGCGCGGAGTGA
- the nuoL gene encoding NADH-quinone oxidoreductase subunit L, with protein MEITLAKSLLIAVVLAPLFGSIIAGLFGRQVGRLGAQTITILGVAVSCALSMYTFYQLLWGGAQPFNENLYTFFEVGQYSAHVGFMVDKLTAMMMVVVTFVSLLVHIYTIGYMEEDPGYQRFFSYISLFTFSMLTLVMSNNFLQLFFGWEAVGLVSYLLIGFWFKRPTAIFANMKAFLVNRVGDFGFLLGIGGVMWVFGTLDYATVFAKIMDPELANGALQVWSGSISLFGLHTIQVLDQPVIWGSATVICICLFIGAMGKSAQVPLHVWLPDSMEGPTPISALIHAATMVTAGIFMVTRMSPLFELSPTALNFVLFIGATTAFFTGLIGIVQNDIKRVVAYSTLSQLGYMTVALGVSAYSAAVFHLMTHAFFKALLFLGAGSVIIAMHHEQDMRKMGGLRKYMPITFITMWIGTLALVGTPFFSGFYSKDTIIEAAEIHAHMSNSWVATYAYWAVLGGVLVTSFYSFRLLFLTFHGKERFRDVAHDDHGHGHGATAHHDHDHAHAADAHAVDAHAGHDDHGHGHGPHEPHETPWVVTLPLILLAIPSILIGFFSIGPMLHGTDWAGHHAHEGIKGQATNFFTGIVDFYDPAKNTVGFLGEHFHGPVAFALHGMTAWPFFLTVAGFLLAVIFYLWKPDLSGKARRTFAPIVSVLENKYGMDTLWIDGFAGGSVKLGKVARWIDTNIVDGTVNLVARGADVAANVLRRTQSGFLYHYAFAMIIGLIALLGLLMHYLR; from the coding sequence ATGGAAATCACACTCGCCAAGAGTCTGTTGATCGCAGTGGTGCTTGCACCGCTGTTCGGCAGCATCATCGCCGGCCTGTTCGGTCGTCAGGTCGGGCGCCTCGGCGCGCAGACCATCACCATCCTCGGCGTGGCCGTCAGCTGCGCCCTGTCGATGTACACCTTCTACCAGCTGCTGTGGGGCGGCGCGCAGCCGTTCAACGAAAACCTGTACACCTTCTTCGAAGTGGGCCAGTACTCGGCACACGTCGGCTTCATGGTCGACAAGCTGACCGCGATGATGATGGTGGTGGTGACCTTCGTGTCGCTGCTGGTGCACATCTACACCATCGGCTACATGGAAGAAGATCCGGGCTACCAGCGCTTCTTCAGCTACATCTCGCTGTTCACCTTCTCCATGCTCACGCTGGTGATGAGCAACAACTTCCTGCAGCTGTTCTTCGGCTGGGAAGCGGTGGGTCTGGTGTCCTACCTGTTGATCGGCTTCTGGTTCAAGCGCCCGACCGCGATCTTCGCCAACATGAAGGCCTTCCTGGTCAACCGTGTCGGTGACTTCGGCTTCCTGCTCGGCATCGGCGGCGTGATGTGGGTGTTCGGCACCCTCGACTACGCCACCGTGTTCGCCAAGATCATGGATCCGGAACTGGCCAACGGTGCGCTGCAGGTCTGGTCCGGCTCGATCAGCCTGTTCGGCCTGCACACCATCCAGGTACTCGACCAGCCGGTCATCTGGGGCAGTGCCACGGTGATCTGCATCTGCCTGTTCATCGGCGCCATGGGCAAGTCTGCCCAGGTCCCGCTGCACGTGTGGCTGCCGGACTCGATGGAAGGACCGACGCCGATCTCGGCGCTGATCCACGCCGCGACCATGGTCACCGCCGGCATCTTCATGGTGACGCGCATGTCGCCGCTGTTCGAGCTGTCGCCGACCGCGCTTAACTTCGTGCTGTTCATCGGTGCGACCACGGCGTTCTTCACCGGCCTCATCGGCATTGTGCAGAACGACATCAAGCGCGTCGTCGCGTACTCCACGCTGTCCCAGCTGGGTTACATGACCGTTGCGCTGGGTGTGTCGGCGTACTCGGCCGCCGTGTTCCACCTGATGACCCACGCCTTCTTCAAGGCACTGCTGTTCCTCGGCGCGGGCTCGGTGATCATCGCCATGCACCACGAGCAGGACATGCGCAAGATGGGCGGCCTGCGCAAGTACATGCCGATCACCTTCATCACCATGTGGATCGGTACGTTGGCCCTGGTCGGCACGCCGTTCTTCTCCGGCTTCTACTCGAAGGACACCATCATCGAGGCCGCCGAGATCCACGCGCACATGTCCAACAGCTGGGTTGCGACCTATGCCTACTGGGCGGTACTGGGCGGCGTGCTGGTCACCAGCTTCTACAGCTTCCGCCTGCTGTTCCTGACCTTCCATGGCAAGGAGCGCTTCCGTGACGTGGCGCATGACGACCATGGTCATGGCCACGGTGCGACTGCGCACCATGACCATGACCATGCGCATGCCGCCGACGCGCATGCGGTCGATGCCCATGCAGGTCATGACGACCACGGCCATGGCCACGGTCCGCACGAGCCGCACGAAACCCCTTGGGTGGTGACGCTGCCGCTGATCCTGCTGGCGATCCCCTCGATCCTGATCGGCTTCTTCAGCATCGGTCCGATGCTGCACGGCACCGATTGGGCCGGGCATCACGCGCACGAAGGCATCAAGGGCCAGGCCACCAACTTCTTCACCGGTATCGTCGATTTCTACGACCCGGCAAAGAACACGGTCGGCTTCCTCGGCGAGCACTTCCATGGCCCGGTGGCGTTCGCGCTGCATGGCATGACGGCCTGGCCGTTCTTCCTGACCGTGGCAGGCTTCCTGCTGGCCGTGATCTTCTACCTGTGGAAGCCGGACCTGTCGGGCAAGGCCCGCAGGACGTTTGCTCCGATTGTTTCGGTACTGGAAAACAAGTACGGCATGGACACGCTGTGGATCGACGGCTTCGCCGGCGGCAGCGTCAAGCTGGGCAAGGTGGCGCGCTGGATCGACACGAACATCGTCGACGGCACCGTCAACCTGGTCGCACGTGGGGCGGACGTAGCAGCCAATGTGCTGCGTCGTACCCAATCCGGTTTCCTCTATCACTACGCCTTCGCGATGATCATCGGCCTGATTGCCCTTCTGGGCCTGCTGATGCATTACCTGCGTTGA
- a CDS encoding NADH-quinone oxidoreductase subunit M, with protein MSNWPLLSVLIWLPIIGGALVLAIRDAQTARWASLGVALLTFALSIPLLTGYDPGIDALQFVETRAWIPAYDIGYNLGVDGIAIALIALTTLVSVLALIGAWSAIDKRVNQYVAAFLILEGVTVGIFAATDAMLFYVFFEAMLIPMFLIIGVWGGPRRIYAALKFFLYTFLGSVLMLVALVYLYLKGGSFQLADLYALQLTATEQTWIFFAFLIAFAVKVPMFPVHTWLPDAHVEAPTAGSVILAAIALKIGGYGFLRFNLPIVPDASQEWAWLVIALSLIAVIYVGLVALVQDDMKKLIAYSSVAHMGFVTLGTFIALWLVREAGNADAARLGLQGAMVQMISHGFVSGAMFSCVGVLYDRMHSRRIADYGGVVNVMPWFATFAMLFFMANAGLPGTSGFVGEFMVILAAFQRNPWIALGAATTLIIGAAYTLWLYKRIFFGEVANAHVAELKDINGREWLVLGVFAIGVLALGIYPKPLTDLMEPSIAKLAMQIASSKLL; from the coding sequence GTGTCGAACTGGCCCCTACTTAGTGTCCTCATCTGGCTGCCGATCATCGGTGGCGCCCTGGTCCTTGCCATCCGTGATGCGCAGACCGCCCGCTGGGCGTCGCTGGGTGTCGCGCTGCTGACCTTCGCCCTGAGCATCCCGCTGCTCACCGGTTATGACCCGGGTATCGACGCGCTCCAGTTCGTCGAAACCCGCGCCTGGATCCCGGCTTACGACATCGGCTACAACCTCGGCGTCGACGGCATCGCCATCGCGCTGATCGCGCTGACCACGCTGGTCAGCGTGTTGGCCCTGATCGGCGCATGGAGTGCCATCGACAAGCGCGTGAACCAGTACGTTGCCGCCTTCCTGATCCTGGAAGGCGTCACGGTCGGCATCTTCGCCGCCACCGATGCGATGCTGTTCTACGTGTTCTTCGAAGCGATGCTGATCCCGATGTTCCTGATCATCGGTGTCTGGGGCGGCCCGCGCCGCATCTATGCCGCGCTGAAGTTCTTCCTCTACACCTTCCTCGGCTCGGTGCTGATGCTGGTGGCGCTGGTCTACCTGTACCTGAAGGGCGGCAGCTTCCAGCTGGCCGACCTGTACGCACTGCAGCTCACCGCGACCGAGCAGACCTGGATATTCTTCGCCTTCCTGATCGCCTTCGCGGTCAAGGTGCCGATGTTCCCGGTGCACACGTGGCTGCCCGATGCCCACGTGGAAGCCCCGACCGCCGGTTCGGTGATCCTGGCGGCCATCGCGCTGAAGATCGGTGGCTACGGCTTCCTGCGCTTCAACCTGCCGATCGTCCCGGACGCGTCGCAGGAATGGGCGTGGCTGGTCATCGCCCTGTCGCTGATCGCGGTGATCTACGTGGGTCTGGTCGCGCTGGTCCAGGACGACATGAAGAAGCTGATCGCCTATTCCTCGGTCGCCCACATGGGCTTCGTCACCCTGGGTACCTTCATCGCCCTGTGGCTGGTGCGTGAGGCCGGCAATGCCGACGCCGCCCGCCTGGGCCTGCAGGGTGCGATGGTGCAGATGATTTCGCACGGCTTCGTGTCCGGCGCGATGTTCTCGTGCGTGGGCGTGCTGTACGACCGCATGCACAGCCGCCGCATCGCCGATTACGGCGGCGTGGTGAACGTGATGCCGTGGTTCGCCACCTTCGCCATGCTGTTCTTCATGGCCAACGCCGGCCTGCCGGGTACCTCCGGGTTTGTCGGTGAATTCATGGTCATCCTGGCCGCCTTCCAGCGTAATCCGTGGATCGCACTGGGCGCTGCCACCACCCTGATCATCGGCGCGGCCTACACGCTGTGGCTGTACAAGCGCATCTTCTTCGGCGAAGTGGCCAATGCGCACGTCGCCGAACTGAAGGACATCAACGGCCGCGAGTGGCTGGTGCTGGGGGTGTTCGCCATCGGCGTACTGGCCCTGGGCATCTACCCCAAGCCGCTGACCGACCTGATGGAGCCGTCGATCGCCAAGCTGGCGATGCAGATTGCTTCCAGCAAATTGCTCTGA
- the nuoN gene encoding NADH-quinone oxidoreductase subunit NuoN, with translation MTTSPLLPLTAADLPPLAPELVLVASAFALMILDLFVSKQNKLITHLFSLAALAVVLVMLATGTGGQGEVFHGMFVRDTAADVMKVVIVLCSGLSLVYGWSYLRERNLFQGEIPVLVLFATAGMMILVSAGSLLMVYLGLELLALCSYALVASNRDNGLASEAAMKYIVLGSLASGLLLYGMSLIYGATGSLHLDAINAAIPHSDEKMLLLTGAVFMIAGVAFKLGAAPFHMWLPDVYQGAPAPVALFISSAPKLAAFGMAYRLLEVGVGPLSDEWKILIGGLAALSLVIGNLMAVAQHNLKRMLAFSTVSHIGFLLMGIAGGGSQGYAAALFYALSYAIMSTAAFGAIIAMSRNGFEAENINDYKGLNARNPWMAALILCIMASMAGIPPFLGFWTKLAVLGAAVNGGMLWLAILGVLCAVIGAFYYLRVIKVMYFDEPVGEPLPRNTDRVLGVVLGVNALALLALGLAWNPIMVWCQQAFAHIS, from the coding sequence ATGACCACCTCGCCGTTGCTGCCACTGACCGCCGCTGACCTGCCCCCGCTCGCTCCCGAGCTGGTGCTGGTTGCGAGCGCCTTCGCCCTGATGATCCTCGATCTGTTCGTCAGCAAGCAGAACAAGCTGATCACCCATCTGTTCTCGCTCGCCGCCCTGGCGGTGGTGCTGGTCATGCTGGCCACCGGAACGGGCGGGCAGGGCGAGGTCTTCCACGGCATGTTCGTGCGCGATACCGCGGCCGACGTGATGAAGGTGGTGATCGTGCTGTGCAGCGGGCTGAGCCTGGTGTACGGCTGGAGCTACCTGCGCGAGCGCAATCTGTTTCAGGGGGAGATCCCGGTGCTGGTGCTGTTCGCCACGGCCGGCATGATGATCCTGGTGTCCGCCGGCAGCCTGCTGATGGTCTACCTGGGCCTGGAACTGCTTGCGCTGTGCTCGTACGCACTGGTGGCCAGCAACCGTGACAACGGCCTGGCGTCCGAAGCGGCGATGAAGTACATCGTGCTGGGTTCGCTGGCATCGGGCCTGCTGCTGTACGGCATGTCGCTGATCTACGGCGCAACGGGCTCGCTGCACCTTGATGCGATCAATGCGGCCATCCCGCATTCCGACGAGAAGATGCTGCTGCTCACCGGCGCGGTCTTCATGATCGCCGGCGTGGCGTTCAAGCTGGGCGCGGCGCCGTTCCACATGTGGCTGCCTGACGTGTACCAGGGCGCTCCGGCGCCGGTCGCACTGTTCATCAGTTCGGCCCCGAAGCTGGCGGCGTTCGGCATGGCCTACCGCCTGCTGGAAGTGGGCGTCGGTCCGCTCTCGGATGAGTGGAAGATCCTGATCGGTGGCCTGGCGGCCTTGTCGCTGGTGATCGGCAACCTGATGGCGGTCGCCCAGCACAACCTGAAGCGCATGCTGGCGTTCTCCACCGTGTCGCACATCGGTTTCCTGCTGATGGGCATCGCCGGTGGCGGCTCGCAGGGCTACGCGGCCGCGCTGTTCTATGCGCTCAGCTACGCGATCATGTCTACTGCCGCGTTCGGCGCGATCATCGCGATGTCCCGCAATGGCTTCGAGGCTGAGAACATCAACGATTACAAGGGTCTCAATGCCCGTAATCCGTGGATGGCGGCGCTGATCCTGTGCATCATGGCGTCGATGGCCGGTATTCCCCCGTTCCTCGGTTTCTGGACCAAGCTGGCGGTGCTGGGCGCAGCGGTCAACGGCGGCATGCTGTGGCTGGCGATCCTGGGTGTGCTGTGTGCCGTGATCGGTGCGTTCTACTACCTGCGGGTCATCAAGGTCATGTACTTCGATGAGCCGGTGGGCGAGCCGCTGCCGCGCAACACCGACCGCGTGCTGGGTGTGGTGCTGGGCGTGAATGCGTTGGCACTGCTGGCGTTGGGCCTGGCCTGGAACCCGATCATGGTGTGGTGCCAGCAGGCATTTGCACATATTTCTTAA